In the Ensifer adhaerens genome, one interval contains:
- a CDS encoding ABC transporter permease encodes MEIHKTSWPMRIIVFLLFVYLLAPVILVFPLSFSGDQVLRFPPTFWSTRWYAALFANSQMLKAFWTSLSLASMVTLLSIAVAVPAAWVMTRLRFIGRDLLFNLFTAPLLLPTIVLGLAILIVFASLGLLATMPGLVFAHLVVTLPYALRVLAVSLGTQDGACEEAARTLGAKPLTVFFRVTLPMLTPGIVAAAALCFLVSFDEVVITLFLTGPRISTLPVELYNYVYNQADPLVAAASALLILLTLGVIMIVERAMGLGKAFVK; translated from the coding sequence ATGGAAATTCACAAGACTTCTTGGCCGATGCGCATCATAGTGTTCCTGCTGTTCGTCTATCTGCTTGCGCCGGTCATCCTGGTTTTTCCGCTCTCCTTTTCCGGAGATCAGGTGCTGCGCTTCCCGCCGACTTTCTGGTCAACTCGCTGGTATGCTGCGCTCTTTGCCAATAGCCAGATGTTGAAAGCGTTCTGGACAAGCCTGTCGCTGGCGTCAATGGTAACTCTGCTGTCGATCGCCGTCGCGGTGCCGGCCGCTTGGGTAATGACACGGCTCCGCTTCATCGGCCGTGATTTGTTGTTCAACCTATTTACTGCACCCTTGTTGCTGCCGACGATCGTTCTCGGCCTCGCAATCCTGATCGTCTTTGCTTCGTTGGGCCTGCTGGCCACCATGCCGGGGCTTGTCTTTGCCCATCTGGTGGTGACGCTGCCGTATGCACTGCGTGTCCTTGCTGTCTCACTCGGCACCCAGGACGGAGCCTGCGAAGAAGCGGCTCGTACGCTCGGTGCCAAACCACTGACGGTGTTCTTCCGCGTCACGCTTCCCATGCTCACACCGGGAATCGTGGCCGCCGCGGCGCTATGCTTCCTTGTCTCGTTCGATGAGGTGGTGATCACGCTGTTTCTCACCGGGCCACGCATCAGCACGCTCCCAGTCGAGCTCTACAACTACGTCTACAACCAGGCCGACCCGCTGGTTGCCGCGGCATCGGCGCTCCTAATCCTGTTGACGCTGGGCGTGATCATGATCGTCGAGCGGGCCATGGGGCTCGGCAAGGCGTTCGTCAAATAG
- the ggt gene encoding gamma-glutamyltransferase, which produces MFHHCEQPGFAIAVALSVAISQVNPALAASSAPVEAEHGMVVSAHRLATEAGVQVLKDGGNAVDAAVAVGYALAVVYPEAGNIGGGGFMTIRMKDGKSTFIDFREHAPLAATRTMYLDKDGYPVAGASLDGYLAVGVPGSVAGFEFAREKYGKKSRQDLLAPAITFAKGGFTLDQYGAASLNQDRDRLAKDAAAKAIFVKGDGKPFETGDKLVQVDLAGSLEEISKHGVDAFYKGEIADAIVKASDHKNGILKKADFEQYAVREHKPVECSYRGYDIVSSPPPSSGGVIICEILNVLEGYPISYLGYGSAETVHLMVEAMRHAYVDRNTALGDPDFVQNPVSKLLDKNYAAEIRKKIEPNVAGVSAALMPKGMGEHTETTHYSIIDDEGNAVAVTYTLNGSYGAGVVADGTGILLNNEMDDFTSKPGTPNLFGLVQGEANAIEPKKAPLSSMSPTVISKDGKPFMVIGSPGGSRIITITLEAIMNVIDHGMDIQEAIDAPRVHHQWLPDNVIVEPYGLSPDTMKILAGMGYKVQNDPNWLQWGQAAGIIVGGKNLAEISAGKGARYNGAVDSRAGAGLAQGY; this is translated from the coding sequence ATGTTTCATCATTGTGAACAGCCGGGATTCGCGATCGCAGTCGCCTTGTCTGTCGCTATATCCCAAGTGAATCCTGCACTGGCCGCCTCTAGTGCACCTGTCGAAGCCGAACACGGCATGGTGGTCTCGGCTCATCGACTCGCTACCGAGGCTGGGGTTCAGGTACTGAAGGATGGCGGCAATGCTGTCGATGCGGCGGTTGCGGTCGGATATGCACTGGCTGTTGTCTATCCTGAAGCAGGCAATATTGGCGGCGGCGGCTTCATGACGATTCGCATGAAGGACGGCAAGTCCACATTCATCGACTTTAGAGAGCACGCACCGCTCGCTGCGACGCGCACAATGTATCTCGACAAGGATGGCTATCCAGTCGCGGGCGCTAGCCTTGATGGGTATCTAGCGGTTGGCGTGCCCGGTTCGGTTGCTGGCTTTGAATTCGCTCGCGAGAAGTACGGCAAGAAGTCCCGGCAGGATCTGCTCGCGCCGGCAATCACCTTTGCAAAGGGTGGATTTACGCTCGACCAATATGGTGCGGCGTCTCTAAATCAAGATCGCGATCGCTTGGCAAAGGACGCGGCTGCTAAAGCCATTTTCGTAAAGGGAGACGGGAAGCCTTTCGAGACCGGAGACAAGCTGGTTCAGGTGGATCTTGCCGGATCGCTCGAAGAAATCTCCAAGCACGGCGTGGACGCTTTCTACAAAGGCGAGATTGCCGATGCTATCGTCAAGGCAAGCGATCACAAAAACGGCATTCTGAAGAAGGCCGATTTTGAACAATATGCAGTCCGCGAGCATAAACCTGTTGAGTGCAGCTACCGCGGTTACGATATCGTCTCGTCGCCCCCGCCAAGCTCGGGCGGTGTCATCATTTGCGAAATTCTCAATGTCCTCGAAGGTTATCCGATCTCGTATCTGGGCTACGGGTCTGCCGAAACCGTTCACCTGATGGTTGAGGCGATGCGCCACGCTTATGTGGACCGCAACACCGCCCTTGGCGATCCTGACTTCGTGCAAAACCCGGTCTCAAAGCTCCTCGACAAGAACTACGCAGCTGAGATCCGCAAGAAGATTGAACCAAACGTAGCCGGCGTTTCCGCGGCGCTGATGCCGAAGGGTATGGGCGAACACACGGAAACCACGCACTACTCGATCATTGACGACGAAGGCAACGCCGTTGCGGTCACCTACACCCTGAACGGTTCGTATGGCGCCGGGGTGGTGGCCGACGGAACCGGTATTCTTCTAAACAATGAGATGGACGACTTCACCTCCAAGCCAGGAACGCCCAATCTTTTCGGCCTGGTTCAAGGTGAAGCGAACGCCATCGAACCGAAGAAGGCTCCGCTGTCGTCGATGAGCCCAACCGTGATTTCCAAGGACGGTAAGCCGTTCATGGTGATCGGCAGCCCGGGTGGCTCGCGGATTATCACAATCACGCTTGAAGCGATCATGAACGTCATTGATCACGGCATGGACATCCAGGAGGCTATCGATGCTCCGCGCGTCCATCATCAATGGCTGCCCGACAATGTTATCGTCGAACCTTATGGCCTGTCGCCAGACACCATGAAGATCTTGGCTGGAATGGGTTACAAGGTTCAGAACGACCCTAACTGGCTGCAATGGGGACAGGCAGCCGGTATTATCGTTGGTGGCAAGAACCTTGCTGAAATCAGCGCTGGTAAAGGCGCACGCTATAATGGTGCCGTAGATAGCCGTGCAGGTGCTGGACTCGCCCAGGGCTACTGA